In Phyllopteryx taeniolatus isolate TA_2022b chromosome 5, UOR_Ptae_1.2, whole genome shotgun sequence, the DNA window AGGACAAGTGAGAGGAGGTGTGTGATTGTCTATGGGCGGGAGGGCATAGGTTGTTTATAAGACTCACCGTGCACATCTCAGAGAGAAAACTAGATAACCAAAGAGAAGCTGAATTTTCTCTGTCGCACTGGATTTTAATTCAAGCTGATGGAGTGTCTGCAGGTAAGTGATCTTCAGGTTAATTCTGCATAATAAAGCAAACCCCCTCACCCTTTCAGGATGCCTGTTACGTTAACATCTGCttagtattatttattaatgtaaTTGATAAATGATTAATCGTGTTGCCATCACTGATAGGCCGccaaaagccaaagaagaagaaaggttTGTGACTAGCAGTGaaaattatttccattttaacATTGCAGTCATGGAAGAGGTGTAAGCCACAGTATCATAAAATAATACTAAAAGTATAATTAACTTAAGTTGGTAAAGTGGGTAGTTAAAGGGTTAATGTCCTGTTCTATTGTTATCGCACTTAACATTCTTGCTGTCACTGGTAgaccacaaaaagccaaagtaaAAGCGACAAGTAACTTAAAGTATATAtcattatctttttttgttttgtttttacattgctAACCATCACACAAATATAAGGAGACGTTAACCACTGATAAAACCACAAAGTGAAACTACTCACCTTTGGAAAATGACTGTTTGACACAAAACCTTCCTATGTTGCAGTAAGTGACATTCCCTGTTCTCTGGTTATCATCACAGCTAATGAATCAAAcctgtggatataaaaagtctccacacccctgttcaaataccagtttttgtgttattaaaaaattagaccattttttttcaccataatGTAACATGGCTTGTTTaactcaattgggaaaaaaataatgataatcatgaggggaagtaaaaatgagcaactgagataatgtggctGCACAAATGTGCATACCCTTTGAGCTGGGGATCTGGCAGtgctcagaattaaccaatcacatccaACACATTAAATAGTTTAAATGgccttggtttcatcggaccataatACATTTTCCCACGTTTCGGAAGTTTTGTGATGATCCAAGGTTTAACGTTTTgcccataattccaaaaggtatgtttagCACAAGCtcaacactgctcatcatcaAAAGAATACCATACCTAAAGTgatgcatggtggtggcagcattatgctttggacctgtttttcttcagatggAACTGGGGTCTTAGGTGGAAGGAGTTACATACAGTTCGAAATAGCAGATAGTGTTAGTACAAAAACTACAGGTTgtaaaagcctactagaacagctgaactttttGGTGGGTAATCACTTTAAacagtggcaggtgtgtgttgtctcccatttaacataagtTCGAATGTGAcaagttaattctgaacacagccacatctcagttataaaagggtgtgcacacttttgcaaccatATCTACATCAGCTCTCCCAATAACCTCGGCCAGACCACAcccctgtgtaaaaaaaaaaagtctgttttaaAAGCTGATTAAAGACGTGACAAAGCTGATGAACTAATGTTTCTACAAACTTTGTGCTTGCATAGATCAGCAGATCAAAGCCGAGAAGAGCAAACATCTAATCCGAGTTTGAAAAACCTTTTAAATGGAGTCCAACATGTCAGATGCAGAGTCCTTAACCTCCCCTTCGCCTTCTCCTTTCTTCCAATGCGACTACACCGACTGGTCTCCCTCCTTCTCCATCATTCCGTCCGTCTACATGCTAGCCTTTGTGCTGGGTTGCCTAGGCAACAGTCTGGTGCTGTGGGCCTACTTGGACCGAGCCGACAGGAAGAGAAGTCATCCCGCAGGATTTCTGAGGCCCTGTTGCCGAACCGACCAGAAGGATTGTAGGTATCCGTCCAGAAGAAacacttcctccagctcctcctcctcgtctgcCGGGACCCCGTGCCCGTCCCGCTCCCTAACAGACTCTCTGATAGCCAGCTTAGCTTTAGCAGACCTCTGCTTCCTGGTGACCCTTCCCCTGTGGGCTGCGTACACGGCCCTGGGGTACCACTGGCCGTTCGGGCAGACGTTGTGCCAGCTCAGCAGCTTCCTCACTGCCCTCAACATGTACGCCAGCATCTTCAGCCTGAGCGTGCTCAGTGTGGAGCGCTATTGGGTCCTGACCGGACACCCGCGTCGCCGGCCCTCCACCCGGGCTCCGAGGGCGCTGGCGGGATTGTGGGTGTTGGCCGGGTTCCTGGCGCTGCCCGCCTTGCTGCTGCGCTCCGTCCAGGTGGCCGATTGGGCGGATGAGTCAGGTTCTATAGCGTGCCAGATGGACTACTCCATGCTGATCAGAGACGAGCCGGACGAGGACGAGAGAGAGCGTGCCCAGATGTGGTGGGCGGCGGTCCTGAGCCTCAAGTCCACGCTGCTTGGCTTCCTGTTGCCCCTCGTCGTCCTGCTGGTGTGCTACTGTTCCCTGGCCCGCCTCCTCAGCAGACACTTTGGCCGCGGGCCTCGACCTGACCCCCGGCGCCAGCGTAGGCTACTCAGGGTCATCGTGACTCTGGTGTTGGCCTTCTTCCTGTGCTGGCTGCCTCTGCACGTCAACAAGACTTTGTCGCTGCTCCTGGAGTTCGGGTTCCTGCCGTACTCCTGCGCCTTGGATCAGATCCTGCTGGCGGCGTACCCGTACGTCACCTGCGTGGCCTACCTAAACTCCTGCCTCAACCCGCTGCTCTACGCCGCCTGCGACCAGTCCTTCCGGAAGAGATGCAGGCAGACGCTCCTGCAGCTGTGCGGAGCACGGAGGAGAAAGGAAATGGAACGAAGGGAGGCGCAGAAGGAGGACCAGGAGGGGAGCTTAGACGGCCCTACGAGAACACAGGAGGAAACGGCAGACAAAACGCAGGAGGCAGAGATGGTCACTGAACAGTGAGCGGAAACAGCCAAGATCTAAAGCAGTCCATTTCATTTATATAGCACcaattcacaacaaaaattGTCTCAAGGCACTTTAAACATTGAGCATGTCAAGAACCACACTCCTCTTACAAAGGCACAGCCAGAGAATATTCTGTCGGGTGGCCAACATTTTGATGATGCCTCTCGAAAAAAAACAGACGCCACCAGGGGTGCAAATGGTATCGTTCACGTTCTTTCTTGGTGTCTTGTAGCTCTTTATAGATGCGCCGCCTCTCAAAGAAACACAACTctggacaaaaacatacaatgggGTGGCCATCGGGGTTGGCCATGGGCACCCCAGCCCTCTCTTTGGCTCCGCCCCTGTtctcatacatttaaaaaaaaactgaaaactaaCAAATGAACCCCACATGAGCAAGAACTTTGCAACAGAGGCAAGGACAAACTCTTTCTATGGAAGAAAACTCAAACAGAACCCTCTCTGTCTCAGGAACACCAATAATGTcactgggtcaatttgaccagAGGCGTGTTTGAGCATCTCCAAGTGTCAgagacctccccccccccaccccacctaccccccccccccaaaaaaaaaccccaataaACATTGCGTATACAgtatctaaatattaaattaaattgcaAATATAAAATTAAGTATTATACAGAAAATATACATTGTTTATCAGTGTAAatgtatccttttttttttttaaatattactttGCACTctattttttgtatgaaaaataaaatggtgtGAACTCACAGATGCCTTGAgaatgtctttgttttgtttatattaaTGAATTGTATTGAGAACACATGGAATAGTGATTACAGCGCAGTATTTTCAAGAAGCTGTTCCAGTCTAGTTTCAATATAAAATGTAGTAATAAAGCTGACAAAATACCCTCACAATGTGCATgttaatagtatttttttattttacatttgttttatttaattgcatTATAGTATATTAATATTGAATATCTACTTtagttatatattttgtatacaTATTATGTAATAATAGTCTTTATATGTTTTATGAATATCTTAAGTACTGTAATTAGATTATATTACACGTAATATAATTAATGTGAAtcatgtattcttattttgaatgtactgtatatacagtatacattatatttatattatgattttatgattgcccgcgacccaagtgaggagaagcggctcagaaaatggatggatggatggattttatgatTATATTTTGTGTATACGTggtatttatattgtatttaaattatttaatttttaagagTCTCGGCAAATAGAAATTGGTGAGAATGGcctaattaaaatttaaaaagtgaaaaatcaataaacaaattcaacacaaaaaactacaatcacaatataaattgtattgttattacattttaaaattaagagggtttttttaaattacaaaaacatttgctgcAAAAGGCAGTACCGTTTAATTTTCACAGGAGGCGCTGTGACCCTTCATAGCGGTCATGGAAGGTTTTGCCTGGCTGTCTTCAAGTTTTTCCCTCCCTGCAGACATTAAACAGCGCTCCCAAGATGGAAACAGCCTTAGTTTACGACGAGGAGATGACTCGCTACAAACTGCTGTGGTTAGAGTAAGTGCGAGGTGACAAATAAACCGCCATTTAGCTAGGCGAACAAGTCTGTATGGAAACTTTGCTATGTGTAGCTAATAATTTACTGCTGGTCGCTATGGTCCACAAACACAACATAACATAATGAATGACTGacggatttttatttttattttccccacGGAGCTTTATTTAGTTAGCCGGATCTTTGATTAAAATGACATTACAGTTTAAAATGCAGCGCTaatctgtgtgtttttgtattgttttttttttttaacaagcgtACCTTTACTAAAATAACGCATTGTTCATGCTGTAGTGGAAAATGTTTAGAGTTGGTGTTGCTGGTCGGATTAGTTTGGTTGGTGCACCCTAATGGAAACCCTATTTTTCaatgttattaatattattttttttacaaaagataatgtattttttttagttgtagtaaaattttaaatgcaCGTGTGTTACATGGACATAATTGTCCGGTGTTATGTTTATACTGTTTAGGTTAACTTGTTTGTGTCAGTACGTTGTTGCTGGTCGGTTTATCTAAGCACGTGTACCAAATCGTAACATTGCCCCAAcgatcccttttttttttttttttttgcataggtaaatattattattattattattatattatttatggtgtacattttttttctttttgattcaTAACTTTGAAATAAGATGAAAAAAACTGCTGCGACAAAaacaatctaaaaataaaattataagaATATTCATATAATATGTAGAGGTGCATATTGATGAATtataatactgtaaaaaaaatcagtaattcAATTCAGAAATTGATATTCACTGCACATTGAGTGTAATATTTCATGGATCTTTTTATTATAGAATTTTGATGATTACAGCTCACTGTCACAGCTAATGAAAACCCAACATTCACATTCTCAGGAAATTTCAATATTACTtacttaaaaattatttttagtgtttagagagagagagattttatttttttaaaaatattattatggagtattttatttgaatcctTTAATTATACCACACAAGGATATTCAGTTTACACTcagcaaagacatttttttttttttacaatcccCTTGACCAATGATGTGTGTCTAATCCTGAAATTCAAACTTTAATTATAAAAATCCACTTCCAGTCCAGATTGTGAAATTGAGAGACCCGAGCGTCTGACAGCGAGTCACGAAGCGTTGGTCAGGAGCGGCCTGGCTGCTCGATGTGTCTCTATCCCTGTCCGGCAGGCCACGGACGCCGACATTCTCCTGATTCACAGGTGAGTCCTGAGCCCAcaatgttcaaatgttgtttaTGATTCCCTTTTTAAGAACTACCAAAATGTTGTTCTAGCGAGGAGTACCTGGAGGCAGTGAAGAAGACCCCATACATGACTCTGGAAGACCTGAGAGAGTTCACCTTGCAATATGGAGCCGTCTACTTCCACCCAGTTAGTGGGACTTAGTGTTTACCTGCTATATCGTGGTTCATCGTTTGCGCCCCTGCTGAGTTGCAGATTTTTTGAACCGATTgtgtttttatgggtttttacaatataattactgtaatgccctcgcatgtgggaaaagaCAGCCACAGATGCAAGTGCGCTTTTCGGCCGTTTATCGAACACACGGAAAACAGTTCCAAGTTCACTATAGTTCCAAGTCATTCTAGCAGCCATTTATAGTAGTCAAAGACCATAGGTTGCTTCTACTTTATGCTACAGAACAGCTATCACTGTGCGACGCTGGCAGTGGGAGCCGCACTGCAGCTGGTCGACGGCGTGATGACCGGGAGGGTGAGAAACGGCATAGCTCTAGTCAGGTAAGAACTTTTAGGCCATCTCTCTGTTGAATTTGCACGCATAACCATATCTTTTATTCTCAATAGACCCCCAGGGCACCACAGCATGCGCAGTGCAGCCAGTGGTTTCTGCGTGTTCAACAACGTGGCCATAGCAGCCAAATATGCCCAGCAAAAGTATGGCATTCAAAGGTAGCGTGGCTACAGAGAGAAATGCACACCTGTGTAATTTCTTCATACtttgtttaaatttgtttggttttcttttcaGAGTGCTGATAGTTGACTGGGACATACATCATGGTCAAGGAGTGCAGTATGCCTTTGAGGACGACCCAAGGTGTGTACATTTACTAAGTTTCTGTATAttttatcataattttaaattggTTTCCTTCCACAGCGTGCTTTATTTATCTTGGCACCGTTACGAACATCAGAAATTCTGGCCTGAGCTCAGAGAATCAGACTATGACAGTGTTGGCAAGGACAAAGGTGCTGGCTTCAATATAAATGTACCTTGGAACAAGGTCAGTGGCACGCAAAATCTGCTAACCTGTGGAAGCTCACTCCATTCACTTTCCAGTCTGTTTTGTTGATGTACTGTGTACATATAATATTGCTATTtgtaaaaatgcaacaaaagctACTATTTTCTACTGTAAAATGGTCCTGCGCCAGTTGTTGCTATAAAGCCTGCTAATTTCTCCTGCCTGGGGAATCTCACTCAGTTAGTCTTTTGGTACATACGATATTGCAATACTTTAACAAATATTAGTATTTTCTAGCTCAAAATAGTCCACTTTCCACCAGTCTTTGTTGTCAAAACCTTGTGTGCATTATTGTGTTTGTGAAATTCCTATTTCCAGGTCGGCATGCAGAATGGTGACTATCTTGCCGTCTTCTGTCACGTCCTTCTGCCAGTCGCCTACGAGGTGAGACAAATTCAACGAAAGTAACAGACACAAAGTGCTCGTTGACTGAACTCTACTGACTCTTGTCGCAGTTTTGCCCAGACTTGGTGTTGGTGTGTGCAGGCTTTGACTCTGCCATCGGTGACCCAGAGGTACACAACTACATTTTGCTGTGCCATCAATTtgggttatactgtatgtagccaTTTTACCTATCCAGTGGCCTTACTATTGTTCTTACTGTAGCTTTAATATTTTCCAGGGTGAAATGTGTGCCACCCCTGAAATCTTTGCCCACCTCACCCACCTGCTGATGAACCTCGCTGGGGGGAAACTATGTGCAGTGCTGGAGGTCtgattatctatctatctatctatctatctatctatctatctgtctatctgtctgtctgtctgtctgtctatctatctatctatctatctatctatctatctatctatctatctatctgtctatctgtctatctgtctgtctgtctgtctgtctgtctatctatctatctatctatctatctatctatctatctatctatctatctatctatctatctatctatctatctatctatctatctatctatctatctatctatcctaatctaccatccatccattctaaTCTAGCTAGATCGCTACCtggctagctagttagctatcTGGGTAGCTAACTAGGTTTGAGGTCAGAtatcaatctatccatccatccatcatccatccatccagccatcattGAACATGTGAACCTTTTGACAGCATCCTGCAAACATTTTCCAGGGAGGATACAACTTGACTTCACTCAGCCAGTCCGTGTGTGTCACAGTTCAAACTCTGCTCGGATATCCAGCGCCCCGGCCCGCTGACCTGCAAGGCCCCTGTCAGAGGTTCAGCCGCACCGTGTCGCCGATCAATGAGTTTGTGTACGACGCCCTTACTTCGAGTGGAACTGCTTCTCTTTCAGCGCACTCGAGTCCATTCAGTGTGTTCGCGCAGCTCATCGGAAGTACTGGTCCTGCTTCAAACATGCAGGTATTACTGGACTGACAAGTAGctcattttaaatacagttcTTGTTTAGACAAACTTGATTACCGTTCAAGGGGAATTAATGACACTACTCACtgttgactcttttttttttaaacacacatcaAGTATTAGCATTGCCCATCTTGTGCTAATTTGTACAGTATCTCCCAAACGTGAGTACACccttcacatttttgtaaatatattattttatatttacatggGACAATTCTAAATAAAGGACACTTTGCTACGGTATAAAacagtgtacagcttgtataacaCAATTGTTGTCCACCCAAAGTAACTCAGCACACAACCATTTATGTctaaaccgctggcaacaaaagtgaggaGACCCATAACTGACATTAGTTTCCAGCAGTGTCTTAACCCTCTTGAgtatggagtttttttttttttttttaggataacCCAGATATGCTCAATAGGATTTGGGTCTAGAGACATGCACCTTTACCCTCAGTGTCTCCAGCAGGGaaaccataactgcgatgtggcccatgatgcaaacaagtttgacacccttggttTGACACTTTATTGGTAAACCTCAATTTATTTTACAaccttttgttatgttttttgtgtgcttttctcCAGCTGAAGCACCCCCCTCAGACATCAGCACGAAGCGCATCAAGCtggaagaaaaaggaagagaagaaaagCTGCAAAGGGGAGAAGGAGTTGAAAGCAAAGACGGCGTAACGTGGCCGGAGCCTCAGAAGTGTGTCCCGCCTCCAGTACGCACCGCGGTGGTAATCCCCGAGGACGTAGCTTCTCCCGAAGGATGCAAACGCTTCAGCTTGTCCGAGCATGCCGACTCACTCTCAGCCGAGTGCGATTCTCTCTTTGTTTCTTTGAGTTTCAAAATTGACCACCTTAATAACCctcattttctttctctctctccaacCAGAGAGGACTTTGATGATGATGCTGTTATGTCCAGTCTAACTGCACTTGTCGGGAAAATGGAGAATAACGAGGTAGtcagaacatactgtattttttaaaactgtgcATCATAATACCTTTATTAGATAGgtactttattcatcccatgagggaaattaaatagaaatgaaaaaaagtgaacaatatatatttgtttattttcgaTTTCAATTCTTAATTGTCATAAAAgtagaaaaacaatttaactgTTAATTGTAATTACAAATGTGAAGGGTGCCTTGTGTTTCTGCTCTCTAAGAATTGGTTATTGTTGCACACATGTCTAAAAGAAGTTTAAGGTAACGCTACACAGGGAACACCTGAAAAGTATTCAGTTTGATTTACCAAGATGAAAGCCTAAAAGACGATAACATTACCCTTACATTCGCCGTTCCAAggtcttaaaaacaaaataaacaacattgctCTGTTTTCAATAAACCCCCGCTATTTTGCGATTCAGTATTCGTGGTCCCGGTATTTCACGTTCTTTTTTGTAagtgttattacagttgttactcaattttttttttaatactgtttgtacaatatttttgtgttatccattgctcctactctctctttctctctctctcccctctctctctttcaatatattatatgttttttaatgtgtgtgtattgatttaaaagtgtgtttaaagacctttaaaaaaattaagtaccataaatgttattaaaaacatGCCTAGGGTGTATTTTCATAGGGTATTTCtatttcacagattttcacttcTCGCAGGGCGGTCAGGAACGTAACCCCTGTGATGGAGGgagtttactgtattttctttataaagtatttgtaatggcggcacggtggccgactggttagagtgtctgcctcacagttcttaggacccggattcaatccccggccccgcctgtgtggagtttgcatgttctccccgtgcctgcgggggttttctccagggtttcccgtttcctccctcatcccaaaaacatgcatgctaggttaattgaaggctctaaattgcccgtagatgtgaatgtgagtgtgaatggttgtttgtttctatgtgccctgtgattggctggcaaccagttcaaggtgtaccccacctcctgcccggagataactgggataggctccagcgctcctgcgacccttgtgaggataagcggctcagaaaatggatggatggatggaactattTGTAATTAGTATGCAATCACTGTAAaccaaataatatttttgaaatgttttttatattttattttcatacagGATGTTTTAAAAACTCTAAATCGTCCatgcgtgtgaatgtgagtgtgaatacttgtttgtccatatgtgatctgcctctcacccacaaatgagctgggataggctccaggtcacccgccacccttatgaggacaagcgttatagaaaatggatgaatggaagattGAGCCAACTCATTGTCATATGTAGTGAGGTGGCCTTAAATTTGGATTCCCTCAACACAACACTCTACCTTTGATAAGTGGATAAAATTAGGGGCTAAGACTTGCAGTTGAGCCGCACTGCCTTTCCTGACATTCTCTTGGCCCTGCCCAGATCTGCAATGGATTGGCCTTGGTAGGTGACATCTCCATGGCGATGGCGCCCGTCATCCGGCACGCAACTGCTCTCAAACAGCGGTAAAACAAAGTGGATCTAGCTGTAACTGGATTATAACTAGCAATCAAAGCAAGTTGTTTCTTCCTTTCCGCGCAGTGTTTTGGTTGTATGTGTTGGAGGCACTGGAGTCCTGAGTCACCTGCCAGAAGATGGGTGAATATTATTCCTACTTTTTTATACAGTGTTCCCCACACCATACTATGCAGTTTATTGTGATCTTTTATAGTATACTTCCTTACTGTCGTGCCCTTGCATGTGGAAAAAGGGAGTCCCATTCgccaatgtacaaccccaattccaatgaagttgggacgttgtgtgaaacataaataaaaacagaatacaatgatttacaaatcatgttcaacctatatttaattgaatacgctacaaagacaagatatttaatgttcaaactgataaacttgattggttttagcaaataatcattaacttagaattttatggctgcaacacgttccaaaaaagctgggacagttggcaaaaaagttgaggaatgctcatcaaaccccTGTTTgggacatcccacaggtgaacaggctaattgggaacaggtgggtgccacgattgggtataaaaggagcttccctgaattgttcagtcattcacaagcaaagatggggcgaggttcacctctttgtaaacaagtgcgtgagaaaatagtcgaacagtttaaggacaatgttcctcaacgtacaattgcaaggaatttagggatttcatcatctacggtccataatatcgtcaaaaggttcagagaatctggagaaatcattgcatgtaagcggcaaggccgaaaaccaacattgaatgcccgtgaccttcgatccctcaggcggcactgcatcaaaaaccaacatcaatgtgtaaaggatatcaccacatgggctcaggaacacttcagaaaaccaatgtcagtaaatacagttcggcgctacatccgtaagtgcaacttgaaactctacaatgcaa includes these proteins:
- the aplnr2 gene encoding apelin receptor 2, with amino-acid sequence MESNMSDAESLTSPSPSPFFQCDYTDWSPSFSIIPSVYMLAFVLGCLGNSLVLWAYLDRADRKRSHPAGFLRPCCRTDQKDCRYPSRRNTSSSSSSSSAGTPCPSRSLTDSLIASLALADLCFLVTLPLWAAYTALGYHWPFGQTLCQLSSFLTALNMYASIFSLSVLSVERYWVLTGHPRRRPSTRAPRALAGLWVLAGFLALPALLLRSVQVADWADESGSIACQMDYSMLIRDEPDEDERERAQMWWAAVLSLKSTLLGFLLPLVVLLVCYCSLARLLSRHFGRGPRPDPRRQRRLLRVIVTLVLAFFLCWLPLHVNKTLSLLLEFGFLPYSCALDQILLAAYPYVTCVAYLNSCLNPLLYAACDQSFRKRCRQTLLQLCGARRRKEMERREAQKEDQEGSLDGPTRTQEETADKTQEAEMVTEQ
- the hdac10 gene encoding polyamine deacetylase HDAC10 isoform X1: METALVYDEEMTRYKLLWLDPDCEIERPERLTASHEALVRSGLAARCVSIPVRQATDADILLIHSEEYLEAVKKTPYMTLEDLREFTLQYGAVYFHPNSYHCATLAVGAALQLVDGVMTGRVRNGIALVRPPGHHSMRSAASGFCVFNNVAIAAKYAQQKYGIQRVLIVDWDIHHGQGVQYAFEDDPSVLYLSWHRYEHQKFWPELRESDYDSVGKDKGAGFNINVPWNKVGMQNGDYLAVFCHVLLPVAYEFCPDLVLVCAGFDSAIGDPEGEMCATPEIFAHLTHLLMNLAGGKLCAVLEHPANIFQGGYNLTSLSQSVCVTVQTLLGYPAPRPADLQGPCQSALESIQCVRAAHRKYWSCFKHAAEAPPSDISTKRIKLEEKGREEKLQRGEGVESKDGVTWPEPQKCVPPPVRTAVVIPEDVASPEGCKRFSLSEHADSLSAEEDFDDDAVMSSLTALVGKMENNEICNGLALVGDISMAMAPVIRHATALKQRVLVVCVGGTGVLSHLPEDGTALAVHVSKEAPEEPQLKHYIPVRLKNGCGHTSGLAQATFGLLLPLAYEYDPALVLLARMPGTDGASDCAWQQLVGLLQGLARGRMLVLIQRDDKALVSPTSASLSGSPLPCLGRLPAPLAEDVEALERLRRRLQVDWLLLRTSAQKSGGEDN
- the hdac10 gene encoding polyamine deacetylase HDAC10 isoform X2, with translation METALVYDEEMTRYKLLWLDPDCEIERPERLTASHEALVRSGLAARCVSIPVRQATDADILLIHSEEYLEAVKKTPYMTLEDLREFTLQYGAVYFHPNSYHCATLAVGAALQLVDGVMTGRVRNGIALVRPPGHHSMRSAASGFCVFNNVAIAAKYAQQKYGIQRVLIVDWDIHHGQGVQYAFEDDPSVLYLSWHRYEHQKFWPELRESDYDSVGKDKGAGFNINVPWNKVGMQNGDYLAVFCHVLLPVAYEFCPDLVLVCAGFDSAIGDPEGEMCATPEIFAHLTHLLMNLAGGKLCAVLEGGYNLTSLSQSVCVTVQTLLGYPAPRPADLQGPCQSALESIQCVRAAHRKYWSCFKHAAEAPPSDISTKRIKLEEKGREEKLQRGEGVESKDGVTWPEPQKCVPPPVRTAVVIPEDVASPEGCKRFSLSEHADSLSAEEDFDDDAVMSSLTALVGKMENNEICNGLALVGDISMAMAPVIRHATALKQRVLVVCVGGTGVLSHLPEDGTALAVHVSKEAPEEPQLKHYIPVRLKNGCGHTSGLAQATFGLLLPLAYEYDPALVLLARMPGTDGASDCAWQQLVGLLQGLARGRMLVLIQRDDKALVSPTSASLSGSPLPCLGRLPAPLAEDVEALERLRRRLQVDWLLLRTSAQKSGGEDN
- the hdac10 gene encoding polyamine deacetylase HDAC10 isoform X3; this translates as METALVYDEEMTRYKLLWLDPDCEIERPERLTASHEALVRSGLAARCVSIPVRQATDADILLIHSEEYLEAVKKTPYMTLEDLREFTLQYGAVYFHPNSYHCATLAVGAALQLVDGVMTGRVRNGIALVRPPGHHSMRSAASGFCVFNNVAIAAKYAQQKYGIQRVLIVDWDIHHGQGVQYAFEDDPSVLYLSWHRYEHQKFWPELRESDYDSVGKDKGAGFNINVPWNKVGMQNGDYLAVFCHVLLPVAYEFCPDLVLVCAGFDSAIGDPEGEMCATPEIFAHLTHLLMNLAGGKLCAVLEHPANIFQGGYNLTSLSQSVCVTVQTLLGYPAPRPADLQGPCQSALESIQCVRAAHRKYWSCFKHAAEAPPSDISTKRIKLEEKGREEKLQRGEGVESKDGVTWPEPQKCVPPPVRTAVVIPEDVASPEGCKRFSLSEHADSLSAEEDFDDDAVMSSLTALVGKMENNEICNGLALVGDISMAMAPVIRHATALKQRVLVVCVGGTGVLSHLPEDGSCGARQQGSAGGAPAQTLHTCASEEWLRTHVGVGAGHIRPPPTSRLRVRPRSGAAGANAGHRRCQRLCVAAVGRPAAGLGSGSHACSHTER